Proteins encoded within one genomic window of Brachybacterium sp. P6-10-X1:
- a CDS encoding Gfo/Idh/MocA family protein, which yields MPLKIIHVGLGGWGGDWARHAIPPVPTVEVAAIVDPDQETLRAVRAELGLPEHRAFPSLTGALAAVEADAVVITAPAVTHAPLALEALAAGKHVLVEKPFATSLKDAVEVTRRADDLGLVLQVSQNYRNYPAPRTAQRLLSEGVLGELAGISIDFRQWDNDRPFETHPHYRFPHPLLHDMAIHHVDLLRKVTGQEAVRVYTKVSDPSFSKYVEEASAVVTIEMAGGLVVSYRGSWLSRGEPTPWAGAWRITGEDGELFFTSRGGGGPEADPIAKDHVTLRRPGGRPEPVELAPQDLYGRAAGLGIFADAIAHGTVPETAGAANLGSLALVEAATRSAASGQVEEVRVV from the coding sequence ATGCCCCTGAAGATCATCCACGTCGGCCTCGGAGGATGGGGCGGCGACTGGGCGCGCCATGCGATCCCGCCGGTCCCCACCGTCGAGGTCGCCGCGATCGTCGACCCCGACCAGGAGACCCTGCGCGCGGTCCGCGCCGAGCTGGGACTGCCGGAGCACAGGGCCTTCCCGAGCCTGACCGGCGCGCTCGCCGCCGTGGAGGCCGATGCCGTGGTGATCACCGCTCCGGCCGTGACCCATGCGCCGCTCGCGCTCGAGGCCCTCGCCGCCGGCAAGCACGTGCTCGTCGAGAAGCCCTTCGCCACCTCGCTTAAGGACGCGGTCGAGGTCACCCGCCGCGCGGACGACCTGGGCCTCGTGCTGCAGGTCAGCCAGAACTACCGCAACTACCCGGCGCCGAGGACCGCGCAGCGCCTCCTCTCCGAGGGAGTTCTCGGGGAGCTCGCGGGGATCAGCATCGACTTCCGTCAGTGGGACAACGACCGCCCGTTCGAGACCCACCCGCACTACCGGTTCCCACATCCGCTGCTCCACGACATGGCGATCCATCATGTCGATCTGCTCCGGAAGGTCACCGGGCAGGAGGCCGTGCGCGTCTACACGAAGGTCTCCGACCCCTCCTTCAGCAAGTATGTCGAGGAGGCGTCGGCCGTCGTCACCATCGAGATGGCGGGCGGGCTCGTGGTCAGCTACCGCGGCAGCTGGCTCAGCCGCGGCGAGCCCACGCCATGGGCCGGGGCTTGGCGCATCACCGGCGAGGACGGCGAGTTGTTCTTCACCAGTCGCGGGGGCGGCGGCCCCGAGGCCGATCCGATCGCGAAGGACCACGTCACCCTGCGCCGGCCGGGCGGGCGACCGGAGCCGGTCGAACTCGCCCCGCAGGATCTCTACGGGCGTGCTGCCGGACTGGGGATCTTCGCCGACGCGATCGCGCACGGCACCGTCCCGGAAACGGCCGGCGCCGCGAATCTCGGCAGCCTCGCTCTGGTGGAGGCCGCGACCCGGTCCGCCGCGTCGGGACAGGTCGAAGAGGTCCGGGTGGTCTGA
- a CDS encoding MarR family winged helix-turn-helix transcriptional regulator, which translates to MSVPRNVSALIPVVAREHRSLAGELLQPLGLYPGQELALMLLAESSPRSLAELAEILHVTAPTMTVMIQRMEKKGLVTKERSTENRRQVEVRLTVEGERTHERVLGLWDTLDARTVSHLSPAEQVELQRLLRLTLDGVREAAEG; encoded by the coding sequence GTGTCCGTCCCACGCAATGTCAGTGCCCTGATCCCCGTCGTCGCCCGCGAGCACCGTTCCCTGGCCGGAGAGCTGCTGCAGCCGCTGGGCCTGTATCCGGGCCAGGAGCTGGCCCTGATGCTCCTGGCCGAGTCGAGTCCGCGCTCCCTGGCCGAGCTCGCCGAGATCCTGCACGTCACCGCGCCCACCATGACGGTCATGATCCAGCGCATGGAGAAGAAGGGTCTGGTCACGAAGGAGCGCAGCACGGAGAACCGGCGTCAGGTCGAGGTGCGCCTGACCGTCGAGGGCGAACGCACGCATGAGCGCGTCCTCGGGCTCTGGGACACCCTCGATGCGCGCACCGTCTCGCACCTGAGCCCGGCCGAGCAGGTCGAGCTCCAGCGCCTGCTGCGCCTCACGCTCGACGGGGTCCGCGAGGCCGCCGAGGGCTGA
- a CDS encoding NmrA/HSCARG family protein, whose protein sequence is MTDPTTTTTTTTTTTTTTTSDILTPRRSTDTVAVLGATGQQGGAVATSLLAAGIPVRALTRSRTSAAAQALLARGADVVEADLEDTDSTATALAGTRRVFGMTSMDGGAEAEFSRGRSLVDAAVRAGVEHMVFSSVGGADRGTGVPHFESKWEVERHLAASTLSAAVVRPTFFMENLAVQDGPEGAVLPLPLPDEVPLQMIAVADIGAAAARMLIDPSSTPSAVEIAGDERTGSQMADAFATALDRPVRYTPLPTSGLPSEDLRAMFTWFTEPVAYRADWELTRTLVGEPMTLERWARRDAAA, encoded by the coding sequence ATGACCGACCCGACCACGACCACGACCACGACCACGACCACGACCACGACCACGACCAGCGACATCCTGACCCCGCGGCGCAGCACCGATACCGTCGCCGTCCTCGGCGCCACCGGTCAGCAGGGCGGAGCCGTCGCCACCTCCTTGCTGGCAGCCGGCATCCCCGTCCGCGCGCTGACCCGCTCCCGCACCTCCGCCGCCGCCCAGGCCCTGCTCGCGCGGGGCGCCGACGTGGTCGAAGCAGACCTGGAGGACACCGACAGCACCGCCACGGCCCTCGCCGGCACCCGCCGAGTCTTCGGCATGACCAGCATGGATGGTGGCGCCGAGGCAGAGTTCTCGCGCGGACGCTCCCTCGTCGACGCCGCGGTCCGCGCCGGCGTGGAGCACATGGTGTTCAGCTCGGTGGGAGGCGCCGATCGCGGCACCGGGGTCCCCCACTTCGAGAGCAAGTGGGAGGTCGAGCGTCACCTCGCGGCCTCGACGCTCTCCGCCGCGGTGGTGCGGCCGACGTTCTTCATGGAGAACCTGGCCGTCCAGGACGGCCCGGAGGGCGCGGTGCTACCGCTCCCCCTGCCGGACGAGGTGCCCCTGCAGATGATCGCCGTCGCCGACATCGGCGCCGCCGCCGCCCGGATGCTCATCGACCCGTCGTCCACGCCGAGCGCCGTGGAGATCGCGGGCGACGAGCGGACCGGGTCGCAGATGGCCGACGCGTTCGCCACGGCCCTGGACCGCCCGGTGCGCTACACGCCGCTGCCGACCTCGGGGCTGCCCAGCGAGGATCTGAGGGCCATGTTCACCTGGTTCACCGAGCCGGTCGCCTACCGTGCCGACTGGGAGCTGACCCGCACCCTGGTCGGGGAGCCGATGACGCTGGAGCGCTGGGCCCGCCGCGACGCGGCGGCCTGA
- a CDS encoding sulfatase-like hydrolase/transferase → MGTDTSDPRVASPAVAPPNVLLLVTDDQGAWALPSAMPELHTPILARLQREGRTFERFFCASPVCSPARASMTTGRMPSAHGVHDWLHPEALARTDAPRRPFDPDFLEDLPGADTLGAMFSHHGYRCGMTGKWHLGSSDRPAEGFEYWYAHQLGGGPYYDAPIWRQADGAGAPASPAQPGTEPSYLTDAITDRALDFLRGAADDRRPFFLQVTWTAPHDPWFDGNHPADLLDLYADTDFPSVPQPPAHPWSVPENFPRAVADRHGALAGYCAALSGVDRSIEALLAELERTGALESTIVIVTSDNGFSCGHHGIWGKGNATTPLNFWEPSITVPLIVRWPRHVPAGTWDRTPISATGLLETLAELTGAVPREDPLRAGRSFAECLVGGRDDPNGRDAPDGTRAGEERGAGPADGSIVIHDEYGAHRMIRTDGWKLVLRREGPTELYHLDDDPGEERDLSHDPAHAARRRALEGELTSWFAAHETAALSGWGTAVDGAGQRRPLG, encoded by the coding sequence ATGGGCACGGACACGAGCGATCCCCGTGTGGCGAGCCCGGCCGTCGCGCCCCCGAACGTGCTGCTGCTGGTCACCGACGACCAGGGCGCCTGGGCGCTCCCCTCCGCGATGCCCGAGCTGCACACTCCGATCCTCGCGCGTCTCCAGCGCGAGGGCAGGACCTTCGAACGGTTCTTCTGCGCCTCCCCGGTGTGCTCGCCGGCCCGCGCGAGCATGACCACCGGGCGCATGCCGTCGGCCCATGGGGTGCACGACTGGCTCCACCCGGAGGCCCTGGCCCGCACCGACGCGCCCCGTCGGCCGTTCGACCCGGACTTCCTCGAGGACCTTCCCGGCGCGGACACGCTCGGGGCGATGTTCTCCCACCACGGATACCGCTGCGGGATGACCGGTAAATGGCACCTCGGCTCCTCGGACCGCCCGGCGGAGGGATTCGAGTACTGGTACGCCCACCAGCTCGGTGGCGGCCCCTACTACGACGCCCCGATCTGGCGTCAGGCCGACGGGGCGGGTGCTCCGGCGTCCCCCGCACAGCCCGGCACCGAACCCTCCTACCTCACCGACGCGATCACGGACCGCGCTCTGGACTTCCTGCGCGGAGCGGCCGACGACCGGCGGCCCTTCTTCCTCCAGGTGACCTGGACCGCCCCGCACGACCCCTGGTTCGACGGCAACCATCCTGCTGACCTGCTGGACCTCTATGCCGACACGGACTTCCCCTCCGTCCCGCAGCCCCCGGCGCACCCCTGGTCCGTTCCGGAGAACTTCCCCCGGGCCGTCGCGGACCGACACGGCGCGCTCGCCGGCTACTGCGCGGCGCTCAGCGGCGTGGACCGCAGCATCGAGGCGCTCCTCGCCGAGCTCGAGCGCACCGGGGCGCTGGAGAGCACGATCGTCATCGTCACCTCCGACAACGGCTTCTCCTGCGGCCACCACGGCATCTGGGGCAAGGGCAATGCCACCACCCCGCTGAACTTCTGGGAGCCCTCGATCACCGTGCCCCTCATCGTGCGCTGGCCTCGGCACGTTCCCGCGGGAACCTGGGATCGCACCCCGATCTCGGCCACCGGCCTGCTGGAGACCCTGGCCGAGCTCACGGGCGCGGTCCCCCGTGAGGATCCGCTGCGGGCGGGGCGCTCGTTCGCCGAGTGCCTGGTGGGTGGGCGCGACGACCCGAACGGGCGTGATGCGCCGGACGGAACCCGGGCAGGGGAAGAGCGCGGGGCCGGCCCGGCCGACGGTTCGATCGTCATCCACGACGAGTACGGTGCCCACCGCATGATCCGCACCGACGGATGGAAGCTCGTGCTGCGCCGCGAAGGGCCCACCGAGCTGTATCACCTCGACGACGACCCGGGCGAGGAGCGCGACCTCTCCCACGACCCGGCGCACGCCGCCCGACGACGCGCGCTGGAGGGTGAGCTGACGTCGTGGTTCGCGGCCCACGAGACGGCCGCGCTGAGCGGCTGGGGCACCGCGGTCGACGGCGCCGGGCAGCGACGACCGCTGGGCTGA
- a CDS encoding sugar phosphate isomerase/epimerase codes for MIRPGLCSVTFRGLAVERVVDLAADAGLEAIEWAGDAHVPPGDAVAGERARALTEQAGLAVASYGSYLGFEGSDEEFAGQADAVIVAARALEAPRIRVWAGRTGSAEVTAEQRARIVCRIREFGDRAGEHGLDVGLEFHGGTLTDEITSTMALLEEIGRDDVRSYWQPHQDMPSAAAIETLHRVLPRTSTIHVFSWWPNHQRHPLAERTELWREVFAVLAAEGSDRDALLEFVPEDDPALLPREAETLRALIAFGQENAR; via the coding sequence ATGATCCGTCCCGGACTCTGCTCCGTCACCTTCCGCGGGCTCGCGGTCGAGCGCGTCGTCGACCTCGCCGCCGACGCCGGGCTCGAGGCCATCGAGTGGGCCGGTGACGCCCACGTCCCTCCCGGCGACGCGGTCGCTGGCGAGCGCGCCCGCGCCCTGACCGAGCAGGCCGGCCTCGCCGTCGCCTCCTACGGCTCCTACCTGGGCTTCGAGGGGTCCGACGAGGAGTTCGCCGGTCAGGCCGACGCGGTGATCGTCGCCGCGCGTGCACTCGAGGCACCGCGGATCCGGGTGTGGGCCGGCCGCACGGGGTCCGCCGAGGTCACCGCCGAGCAGCGCGCACGGATCGTCTGCCGGATCCGCGAGTTCGGCGATCGCGCCGGGGAGCACGGCCTCGACGTCGGTCTGGAGTTCCACGGCGGCACGCTCACCGACGAGATCACCTCGACCATGGCCCTGCTCGAGGAGATCGGGCGCGACGACGTGCGCAGCTATTGGCAGCCGCACCAGGACATGCCCTCGGCCGCGGCGATCGAGACGCTGCACCGGGTGCTGCCGCGCACCTCGACGATCCACGTCTTCTCCTGGTGGCCGAATCACCAGCGCCATCCGCTCGCCGAGCGCACCGAGCTGTGGCGGGAGGTCTTCGCGGTGCTCGCGGCCGAGGGCTCGGACCGCGACGCGCTGCTCGAGTTCGTCCCCGAGGACGACCCCGCACTCCTCCCCCGCGAGGCCGAGACCTTGCGCGCCTTGATCGCCTTCGGTCAGGAGAACGCCCGATGA
- a CDS encoding hydroxyacid dehydrogenase — protein sequence MRALLAMPEALPGRMFDAAQLARLESLAEVDTTRTVPDLAAASDEELADVEVLITGWASPCVDASALARMPRLRAIVHTAGTVRFVVSESVWGRSDIVVTSSTEANAVPVAEFALAHILLAGKRSLAQEACYRVDHEVRPGAAAAPEVGNYGGVVGLIGASRIGTLVAEHLRRFDVEVLITDPVATAEQIVALGAVQVEPEELYARSDVVSLHAPDVPSTQGMVSRELLARMRDGATFVNTARPALVDLDALRGELVSGRLAAVLDVHDDLPDDDPLWGLENVSITPHIAGSQGNELRRMGEYALEELRRLAAGEMPRFPVDPARRGVEA from the coding sequence ATGAGGGCGCTGTTGGCGATGCCCGAGGCCCTGCCGGGACGGATGTTCGACGCGGCCCAGCTCGCCCGACTGGAGAGCCTGGCCGAGGTCGACACCACCCGGACCGTTCCCGATCTCGCGGCCGCGTCCGACGAGGAGCTCGCCGACGTCGAGGTGCTGATCACCGGCTGGGCCTCCCCCTGCGTCGACGCGTCCGCCCTGGCGCGGATGCCCCGACTGCGGGCGATCGTCCACACCGCCGGCACCGTGCGCTTCGTCGTCTCCGAGTCGGTGTGGGGGCGGAGTGACATCGTGGTGACCTCCTCGACCGAGGCCAACGCGGTGCCGGTCGCGGAGTTCGCCCTCGCGCACATCCTGCTGGCCGGGAAGCGGTCCCTGGCCCAGGAGGCGTGCTACCGCGTCGACCACGAGGTCCGCCCCGGCGCCGCCGCGGCCCCGGAGGTCGGCAATTACGGCGGGGTCGTCGGGCTCATCGGCGCCTCCCGCATCGGGACGCTGGTGGCCGAGCACCTGCGGCGCTTCGACGTCGAGGTGCTGATCACCGATCCCGTCGCGACCGCGGAGCAGATCGTCGCGCTCGGCGCGGTGCAGGTGGAGCCGGAGGAGTTGTACGCGCGCAGCGATGTGGTCAGCCTCCACGCACCCGACGTCCCCTCCACCCAGGGCATGGTCAGCCGGGAGCTGCTGGCTCGGATGCGGGACGGAGCCACCTTCGTCAACACCGCCCGTCCCGCCCTCGTCGACCTCGACGCCCTGCGCGGGGAGCTGGTCTCGGGCCGACTCGCCGCGGTGCTGGACGTGCACGACGACCTGCCCGACGACGATCCGCTCTGGGGCCTGGAGAACGTGTCGATCACCCCGCACATCGCCGGTTCCCAGGGCAACGAGCTGCGCCGCATGGGCGAATACGCCCTGGAGGAGCTGCGGCGCCTCGCGGCCGGGGAGATGCCCCGCTTCCCCGTCGATCCGGCCCGACGGGGTGTGGAGGCCTGA
- a CDS encoding SDR family NAD(P)-dependent oxidoreductase, which translates to MSTLAVVGAGPQLGMSIARRFAREGFSVALLARHRDPLEERAEELRDSGVDAAAFPADVTDPDSLRSSLAAAEERFRGIDVLEFSPAPSTADLRVRPLVEAREVTVASVMPEFDLYLRGGITAVRHVLPGMLSRGAGSIIVTTGAGSGPMIIPQVANVQIATAGLRNWTLNLHASLAGQGVYVAHVALAAAIGQGGPDAEPDAIADAYWELYTTRTEPELFYDALPGDWQTGRVADKFVVDPEMDS; encoded by the coding sequence ATGAGCACATTGGCCGTGGTGGGGGCAGGGCCGCAGCTGGGTATGTCGATTGCCCGTCGCTTTGCGCGCGAGGGCTTCTCTGTCGCACTGCTCGCACGGCACCGCGATCCGCTCGAGGAGCGAGCGGAAGAATTGCGCGACAGCGGCGTCGATGCCGCGGCGTTCCCCGCCGACGTGACTGACCCGGACAGCCTGCGCAGCTCGCTGGCAGCGGCGGAAGAGCGGTTCCGCGGAATCGATGTCCTGGAGTTCTCGCCGGCACCGAGCACGGCCGACCTGCGGGTCCGTCCGCTCGTCGAGGCGCGCGAGGTCACGGTCGCATCGGTGATGCCCGAGTTCGACCTGTACCTCCGTGGCGGCATCACGGCTGTTCGGCACGTGCTGCCGGGAATGCTGTCCCGCGGTGCGGGCTCCATCATCGTCACCACCGGAGCCGGGTCCGGCCCGATGATCATCCCCCAGGTGGCGAACGTGCAGATAGCCACCGCGGGCCTGCGCAATTGGACACTGAACCTGCATGCCTCCCTGGCAGGCCAGGGCGTCTACGTGGCTCATGTGGCTCTGGCCGCTGCGATCGGCCAGGGCGGACCCGATGCCGAGCCCGACGCCATCGCGGACGCCTACTGGGAGCTGTACACCACGCGTACCGAACCGGAGCTGTTCTACGACGCACTGCCCGGCGACTGGCAGACGGGCAGGGTGGCCGACAAGTTCGTCGTCGACCCGGAGATGGACTCATGA
- a CDS encoding HIT family protein, translated as MTTLFSRIIAGELPGHVVWEDPGITAFLSIAPLRPGHTLVVPREEVDQWTDADAALLGRCVEVARAIGHGVQRAWGAPRAGLVIAGFEVPHLHIHVAPVWGTSDFDLSRVEREDDESALEDAAQKLRSALLELGHEQARGTERRA; from the coding sequence ATGACCACTCTGTTCTCTCGCATCATCGCTGGTGAGCTGCCTGGGCACGTCGTCTGGGAGGACCCCGGGATCACGGCATTTCTCAGCATCGCTCCGTTGCGGCCCGGTCATACCCTCGTGGTTCCTCGAGAAGAGGTCGACCAGTGGACCGATGCCGACGCCGCTCTCCTGGGCCGTTGTGTGGAGGTGGCCCGAGCCATCGGGCACGGGGTGCAGCGGGCGTGGGGCGCTCCGCGGGCCGGCCTCGTGATCGCAGGTTTCGAGGTGCCTCACCTGCACATTCATGTCGCCCCCGTCTGGGGCACGTCCGACTTCGACCTCAGCAGGGTCGAGCGGGAAGACGACGAGTCGGCATTGGAGGATGCCGCGCAGAAGCTCCGTTCCGCTTTGCTCGAACTCGGCCACGAACAGGCCCGCGGCACCGAGCGGCGGGCGTGA
- a CDS encoding NAD(P)-binding oxidoreductase, which translates to MKVFVIGIAGGLGSRLARLLTSAGDQVDGLHRRPEQGERLAADGIHATSGDLTRLDAPALAELLDGADVLVFAAGAGGGGGAATISAIDGEGLSTAIEAARLAGTRRLVLVSVFPEAWRGLEVSDTFEHYIAVKKKADAELAATDLDWVILRPAALTDKPGTGLISLAPALVHTQVSRDDVAATLAGLVRTPEIHHRILELTEGPTPITDAVRQRTEGSDG; encoded by the coding sequence ATGAAGGTCTTCGTCATCGGAATCGCAGGGGGCCTCGGGTCGCGGCTGGCACGGCTGCTGACCTCGGCAGGTGACCAGGTCGACGGACTCCATCGCCGTCCCGAACAGGGCGAACGGCTCGCGGCGGACGGCATCCATGCCACCTCTGGCGACCTGACCCGCCTCGATGCACCCGCGCTCGCCGAGCTTCTGGACGGCGCGGACGTCCTGGTCTTCGCTGCCGGAGCAGGAGGCGGGGGGGGCGCCGCGACCATCAGCGCCATCGACGGGGAAGGTCTGAGCACCGCCATCGAGGCCGCCCGCCTCGCCGGCACCCGTCGGCTCGTGCTCGTCTCGGTCTTCCCCGAGGCGTGGCGCGGGCTCGAGGTCTCCGACACCTTCGAGCACTACATCGCGGTGAAGAAGAAGGCCGACGCCGAGCTCGCAGCCACCGACCTCGACTGGGTGATCCTGCGCCCCGCCGCGCTGACGGACAAGCCCGGTACGGGGCTGATCAGCCTCGCGCCGGCACTGGTCCACACGCAGGTCTCCCGCGACGACGTGGCCGCCACGCTCGCCGGGCTCGTCCGCACCCCCGAGATCCATCACAGGATCCTCGAGCTCACCGAAGGGCCGACACCGATCACGGACGCTGTCCGGCAACGCACCGAAGGATCCGATGGATGA
- a CDS encoding SDR family oxidoreductase, with translation MKTWFITGASRGFGRELTVQLLARGDRVAATARHPEQLDDLAVGSGDRLWRGRLDVTDTEQLRSVVDAAFAELDRIDVVVSNAGYGLFGAAEELTDAQIDHQVATNLTGPIQLARAATPHLRAQGGGRIVQMASIGGQIAFPAMSLYHATKWGIEGFWESAAAELAPFGIDVMIVEPGVARTDFGGTSAALGPPSDDYADGPSGALRDALSGRAAPLPAPGDPVKIARAVIDAATDAEVPTRLTLGSDAYALGVAALGDRLEALRAARERALSTDADEPERGVLR, from the coding sequence ATGAAGACATGGTTCATCACGGGCGCCTCACGGGGTTTCGGTCGTGAGCTGACCGTCCAGCTCCTCGCACGAGGAGACCGCGTCGCGGCCACGGCACGCCACCCGGAACAGCTGGACGATCTCGCCGTGGGCTCCGGTGACCGGCTCTGGAGAGGCCGCCTCGACGTGACGGACACGGAACAGCTCCGGTCGGTGGTCGATGCGGCCTTCGCCGAGCTCGACCGGATCGACGTCGTGGTCTCCAACGCCGGCTACGGCCTCTTCGGGGCCGCCGAGGAGCTCACCGACGCGCAGATCGACCATCAGGTCGCGACCAACCTCACCGGCCCGATCCAGCTCGCGCGCGCGGCGACGCCGCACCTGCGGGCGCAGGGCGGCGGTCGGATCGTGCAGATGGCCAGCATCGGGGGGCAGATCGCCTTCCCGGCGATGAGCCTGTACCACGCGACGAAGTGGGGGATCGAGGGCTTCTGGGAATCGGCCGCCGCCGAGCTCGCCCCGTTCGGCATCGACGTCATGATCGTCGAGCCCGGAGTGGCCCGCACAGATTTCGGCGGCACCAGCGCGGCCCTCGGACCCCCGTCGGACGACTATGCCGACGGTCCGTCCGGGGCCCTGCGGGACGCGCTGTCCGGTCGCGCAGCGCCCCTGCCCGCGCCAGGGGACCCGGTGAAGATCGCTCGCGCGGTCATCGACGCCGCGACCGACGCCGAGGTCCCCACGCGACTGACCTTGGGCTCTGACGCCTACGCCCTGGGAGTCGCAGCCCTGGGCGATCGGCTCGAGGCCCTGCGGGCCGCGCGTGAGCGCGCGCTCTCGACCGATGCGGACGAACCGGAGAGAGGAGTGCTGAGATGA
- a CDS encoding enoyl-CoA hydratase/isomerase family protein encodes MRYRGFTSLEVRAEDRVAWVTIDNPPVNTLDATLAGDLKAFTDEVRRDEGVAVIVLRSAGSEFFSAHADFEWSFDPSTLTALADPDADPSLNPLQQLNEQLRTLPQVTIAMLRGYARAGGIELAMAADMRFAAADRTWLSQPESLMGIFPGGGGTQYLNRLVGRARALEIVLGAGLFDTSLAERYGWINRAVPDEHLDAFVDALARRIAALPPGVAAAAKEALDAAEASGPVPDLTQEAAAHAKVYPSPDDVVDRLRVVMDRGGQTRDGEIHLERLLEAVPWAHRSSRPASQPGAPS; translated from the coding sequence ATGAGATACAGAGGTTTCACGTCCCTCGAGGTCCGCGCGGAGGACCGGGTCGCCTGGGTGACGATCGACAACCCGCCGGTGAACACCCTCGATGCCACCCTGGCCGGGGACCTCAAGGCATTCACCGACGAGGTGCGCCGGGACGAGGGCGTCGCCGTGATCGTCCTCCGATCGGCCGGTTCCGAGTTCTTCTCCGCCCACGCGGACTTCGAGTGGTCCTTCGACCCGAGCACGCTCACGGCCCTGGCCGACCCTGATGCCGACCCATCGCTCAATCCCTTGCAGCAGCTCAACGAGCAGCTGCGCACCCTCCCGCAGGTGACGATCGCGATGCTTCGAGGCTACGCACGCGCCGGCGGCATCGAGCTGGCGATGGCGGCGGACATGCGGTTCGCCGCCGCGGACCGGACCTGGCTGTCCCAGCCCGAGTCGCTGATGGGCATCTTCCCCGGCGGCGGTGGCACCCAGTACCTCAACCGGCTCGTCGGCCGCGCCCGTGCGCTGGAGATCGTGCTCGGTGCGGGGCTGTTCGACACGTCGCTCGCCGAACGCTACGGGTGGATCAATCGCGCTGTGCCCGATGAGCACCTCGACGCCTTCGTCGACGCCCTCGCCCGCCGTATCGCCGCCTTGCCGCCCGGAGTGGCCGCCGCAGCGAAGGAGGCGCTGGACGCGGCCGAGGCGAGCGGTCCGGTCCCGGACCTCACGCAGGAGGCGGCCGCCCACGCGAAGGTCTATCCCTCCCCGGACGACGTCGTCGACCGACTCCGCGTGGTCATGGACCGCGGAGGGCAGACTCGGGACGGCGAGATCCATCTCGAACGGCTGCTGGAGGCCGTGCCCTGGGCCCACCGTTCCTCGCGGCCGGCCTCTCAGCCCGGAGCCCCGTCATGA